In the genome of Candidatus Ruthia magnifica str. Cm (Calyptogena magnifica), one region contains:
- a CDS encoding O-antigen ligase family protein, which translates to MKLSIKYPNIVRFTFLQLTVLSMPLFVLNVKYMSELIIFILIIFGIYFSTYEKVLPFMHDQLKLYSYLIFVFFLSIVMSVILSDNPSHGISKIGSNIHFLVAPFVAYSIFKCNVNFKHMVLAIKLSIIIGSIYAVYQNSYLGIDRVEAGADSPTIFGFIMVFFAFVAIIDVWSQTNKEKLFSFLIFLLASYSIILSGTRISWMIFLVLFFSVIFIWFIQGCLTKKGLLLIVVTAVITTVFFIHSKQVNDRINVAFEEIKTFSKNKNSYGSIDLRLSMWRGGLAAFKQQPIIGYGYQNTGLAASRYTSGSYEKGLIKGQKMLHNDYINSLVGFGIVGLLVLLMLLFLPLAIFFKRLRTNKDFTKNAIGLLFIIALSVYAITDSIYSHNVMRSFVVFFLGVLLPVPTKSRLTS; encoded by the coding sequence ATGAAGTTATCAATCAAATATCCAAATATCGTTAGATTTACTTTCTTGCAATTGACAGTATTATCAATGCCGTTATTTGTGTTAAATGTTAAATATATGTCAGAGTTGATAATTTTTATTTTGATAATTTTTGGCATATATTTCTCTACATATGAAAAAGTACTTCCTTTTATGCATGATCAGTTAAAGTTGTATAGTTATTTGATTTTTGTGTTTTTCTTGTCTATTGTCATGTCTGTAATTTTATCGGATAATCCAAGCCATGGAATTAGCAAAATTGGTTCCAATATTCATTTTTTAGTTGCACCATTTGTGGCATATAGTATTTTTAAATGTAATGTCAATTTTAAGCATATGGTGTTAGCAATTAAGCTAAGTATTATTATTGGAAGTATCTATGCTGTTTACCAGAATTCTTACTTAGGTATTGACAGGGTAGAAGCAGGGGCTGATTCACCCACAATATTTGGCTTTATTATGGTATTTTTTGCTTTTGTTGCTATCATTGATGTTTGGAGTCAAACTAATAAAGAAAAATTATTTTCATTTCTTATTTTCTTATTGGCGTCATACTCTATAATTTTAAGTGGTACACGTATCTCATGGATGATATTTTTAGTGTTATTTTTCAGTGTTATATTTATTTGGTTTATTCAAGGATGCTTAACTAAGAAAGGCTTGTTACTAATTGTGGTAACAGCAGTTATTACAACAGTTTTTTTTATACATAGTAAACAAGTTAATGATAGAATTAACGTTGCTTTTGAAGAGATTAAAACTTTTTCTAAAAATAAAAATTCGTATGGTTCTATAGATCTAAGATTATCAATGTGGCGTGGTGGTTTGGCAGCTTTTAAGCAACAACCAATAATTGGTTATGGTTATCAAAATACTGGGCTTGCAGCTAGTAGATATACATCTGGTAGTTATGAAAAAGGACTTATTAAAGGTCAAAAAATGCTACATAATGACTATATTAATTCCCTAGTTGGATTTGGTATTGTGGGTTTGCTGGTGTTATTAATGTTGTTATTTTTACCTTTGGCTATATTTTTCAAACGATTAAGAACTAATAAGGATTTTACTAAAAATGCAATTGGTCTATTATTTATTATTGCCTTATCAGTGTACGCTATTACCGACAGTATATATTCTCACAATGTAATGCGGAGCTTCGTTGTATTTTTCTTAGGTGTTTTACTTCCTGTGCCTACAAAAAGTAGACTTACTTCTTAG
- a CDS encoding glutamine--tRNA ligase/YqeY domain fusion protein, protein MNKAIHTNFIRNKIDNDLEQKLYTSIQTRFPPEPNGYLHIGHAKSICLNFGLAKDYKGQCNLRFDDTNPAKEDVEFIDAIKTDIKWLGFAWDGDIKYSSHYFNQFYEYAIELINKNLAYICFLNADEARTYRGTLKKVGENSPYRNTSILENLELFAKMKAGEFLEGECVLRAKIDMSSPFMCMRDPTLYRIRFDKHHQTGNQWRIYPMYDFAHCISDAIEGVTHSLCTLEFQDNRRLYDWILENINDFNKPNRPHQYEFSRLNLEYTVMSKRKLQKLVEDGLIPGWDDPRMPTLSGLRRRGYTATSIRDFVNRIGISKVDSITDITILEAAVRNDLNIKAPRTMGVIDPIRIIIENYPEGKIETLKAPIHPQNETMGKRDIFFSRELYIDRADFKEIVPNKKFKRLAINKEVRLRSAYVIHATTFDTDFDGNITIVYAIYDPNTLGKNPADGRKVKGVIHFVEASKAFKAEFRLYERLFTLENPGKNDHFEQLFNPQSLITSYGVVEPSMVNSKPEFAYQFEREGYFCRDNQSSDELIFNKTISLHNI, encoded by the coding sequence ATGAATAAGGCCATCCACACCAACTTTATCCGCAACAAAATTGATAACGATTTGGAGCAAAAATTGTATACTTCCATTCAAACACGTTTTCCGCCTGAGCCTAATGGTTATTTGCATATTGGACATGCTAAATCAATTTGTCTAAATTTTGGTTTAGCAAAAGATTACAAGGGGCAATGTAATTTGCGATTTGATGATACTAATCCTGCTAAAGAAGATGTTGAATTTATAGACGCCATTAAAACAGACATTAAATGGCTTGGATTTGCATGGGATGGTGACATTAAGTACAGTTCTCATTATTTTAACCAGTTTTATGAGTATGCCATTGAACTTATTAATAAAAATCTAGCTTACATTTGTTTTTTAAATGCAGATGAAGCTCGCACCTATAGAGGCACTTTAAAAAAAGTTGGGGAAAATAGTCCTTATAGAAATACATCAATTCTAGAAAATTTAGAATTATTTGCAAAAATGAAAGCAGGTGAATTTTTAGAAGGTGAGTGTGTACTACGTGCCAAAATTGATATGAGTAGTCCATTTATGTGTATGCGTGACCCAACTCTATACCGTATTCGCTTTGATAAACATCATCAAACTGGTAATCAATGGCGTATTTATCCAATGTATGATTTTGCTCATTGTATTAGTGATGCGATTGAAGGTGTAACTCACTCTTTATGCACATTGGAATTTCAAGACAATCGGCGCCTATATGATTGGATACTAGAAAACATAAATGATTTTAATAAACCTAATCGTCCACATCAATATGAGTTTTCACGGCTAAATTTAGAATATACCGTCATGTCAAAACGTAAATTACAAAAATTAGTCGAAGATGGATTGATACCTGGCTGGGATGATCCACGTATGCCTACGCTCTCAGGGCTTCGTCGTCGTGGTTATACTGCGACCAGTATTCGCGACTTTGTCAATCGAATTGGTATTTCTAAAGTGGATAGCATTACAGACATAACAATTTTAGAAGCCGCTGTACGTAATGATTTAAATATCAAGGCACCACGTACAATGGGCGTGATTGATCCAATACGTATCATTATTGAAAATTATCCAGAAGGCAAAATTGAAACCTTAAAAGCCCCCATTCATCCACAAAATGAGACAATGGGTAAACGTGATATATTCTTCTCTCGTGAATTATATATTGACAGGGCAGACTTTAAAGAAATAGTTCCTAATAAAAAATTTAAACGACTGGCAATCAATAAAGAAGTACGTCTACGATCTGCTTATGTAATTCATGCAACTACTTTTGACACCGATTTTGATGGTAATATTACCATCGTATACGCAATATACGACCCTAATACATTGGGTAAAAATCCTGCAGATGGTCGTAAAGTCAAAGGCGTAATTCATTTTGTTGAGGCCAGTAAAGCGTTCAAAGCAGAATTTAGATTATATGAGCGATTATTCACACTTGAAAACCCTGGTAAAAATGATCACTTTGAACAGTTATTTAATCCTCAATCACTAATCACCAGTTATGGTGTAGTAGAACCTAGTATGGTTAATAGCAAACCTGAATTCGCTTATCAGTTTGAACGTGAAGGATATTTTTGTCGAGACAATCAATCAAGCGATGAACTGATATTTAACAAAACGATAAGTTTACACAACATTTAG
- the clpS gene encoding ATP-dependent Clp protease adapter ClpS yields MGIVKEKISYLIMIKVLVQISKPKFKKPNKFQVLLLNDDYTTMEFVIDVLVQFFSKSEEAAQATMLKIHIEGEGICGIFSYDIAQTKVTQVIEFARKNEQPLICVLRELKI; encoded by the coding sequence ATGGGCATTGTTAAAGAAAAAATCAGCTACTTAATTATGATAAAGGTACTAGTACAAATTTCAAAACCAAAGTTTAAAAAACCAAATAAATTTCAAGTATTGTTGTTAAATGATGATTACACAACTATGGAATTTGTGATTGATGTGCTTGTACAATTTTTTTCAAAAAGTGAAGAAGCAGCCCAAGCAACTATGCTTAAAATTCACATAGAGGGAGAGGGAATTTGCGGTATTTTTTCATATGATATTGCACAAACTAAAGTAACGCAGGTGATAGAGTTTGCACGTAAAAATGAACAACCATTAATATGTGTATTGCGTGAGTTGAAGATATAA
- the surE gene encoding 5'/3'-nucleotidase SurE, whose amino-acid sequence MKILISNDDGYQAPGIVQLAQSLTQEHEIIVVAPSENKSASSSSLTFDNPLRPIQISNNVYKIDATPSDCVHLALCGFLNEKIDLVVTGINFGANLGDDVIYSGTVAGAIEGRFLGLPSVAISLASWKGQHFETAGIIAKQLINQISHTQLSHDTVLNVNVPDVSLNYIKGFQTTRLGKRHMSEQSVADKDDPTLYWIGENGKEADNGVGTDFHAIANYYVSVTPLQIDLTKYNEIDTVSKWLNQIK is encoded by the coding sequence ATGAAAATTTTAATTAGCAATGATGATGGCTATCAAGCTCCAGGGATTGTGCAGCTTGCTCAATCTTTAACACAAGAACATGAGATTATTGTGGTTGCGCCTAGTGAAAATAAATCAGCTTCTAGTAGTTCACTCACGTTTGATAATCCTTTAAGGCCAATTCAAATATCAAACAATGTTTATAAAATTGATGCAACGCCAAGTGATTGTGTGCATTTAGCTCTATGTGGCTTCTTAAATGAAAAAATTGATTTAGTGGTGACAGGTATTAATTTTGGCGCTAATTTGGGTGATGATGTAATTTATTCAGGTACCGTTGCTGGCGCGATAGAGGGTCGATTTTTAGGCTTGCCATCTGTGGCGATATCACTAGCAAGTTGGAAAGGTCAACATTTTGAGACGGCAGGCATCATTGCAAAACAATTAATTAACCAAATATCTCATACTCAGTTGTCACATGATACTGTGCTAAATGTCAATGTACCAGATGTGTCTTTGAATTATATTAAAGGATTTCAAACAACGCGTTTAGGAAAACGCCATATGTCAGAGCAAAGTGTTGCTGATAAAGATGACCCAACTCTTTACTGGATTGGTGAAAATGGTAAAGAGGCCGATAATGGCGTAGGTACAGATTTTCATGCCATTGCTAATTATTATGTATCAGTCACTCCTTTACAAATTGATTTAACTAAATATAATGAGATTGATACGGTGTCAAAATGGCTAAATCAAATCAAATAA
- the clpA gene encoding ATP-dependent Clp protease ATP-binding subunit ClpA gives MIETGLQQEINYVMTQARNNRLEFVTVEHLLLALLNIDEVITFLRNKRVDADEFQNELECYIDSHTPLIALDSNIDIVPTIGFQRVLQRSVYQAQSAQRNTIYAMNVLVSIFSEKESYAVYLLKLNNISRLDAMKGILNRVSEPIISESKIELGKKKPKQSSLEIYTINLCEKAKSGKIDPLFGREEEVIRTVQVLSRRRKNNILFVGLAGVGKTAIAQGIALKIIEGKVPDVLKKASIYSLDIGVLIAGTKYRGDFEKRFKIVLTDLEKIPQAILFIDEIHTLIGAGSVSGGSLDASNLLKPALADGTLRCMGSTTYEEYRKIFEKDHVLSRRFQKIDIDEPSVVDTVKILQGLKKYYQNHHKVKYSVAALSSAAELSHRYMNDRRLPDKAIDVIDEAGAYQQIQPKSKRKINIGVGDIENIIAKLARIPSKQVTNDDKFLLKNLEVELKLDVFGQDYALSSLSTAIKLSRSGLAQVDKPMGSFLFAGPTGVGKTEICKQLARIMGVKLLRFDMSEYGERHSISRLIGSPPGYVGYDEGGLLTEAVNASPYAVLLLDEIEKAHMDIFNLLLQVMDNGKMTDANGRETDFRNVILVMTSNAGAQSVQRASMGFSEQDHSLDYETELKKSFTPEFRNRLSEVIYFNALNEQTIIYVVNKFLFELEEALENKQVSLIVSKAARKWFARHGYDTKMGARPMTRLIEKEVRKPLADELLFGKLINGGLVKIGVKKDRITLAIQS, from the coding sequence ATGATTGAGACAGGATTACAACAAGAAATTAATTATGTTATGACCCAAGCGCGTAATAATCGTTTAGAATTTGTAACGGTTGAGCATTTGCTTCTAGCATTGCTTAATATAGATGAAGTGATCACTTTTTTAAGAAATAAACGAGTTGATGCTGATGAATTTCAAAATGAATTAGAGTGTTATATTGATTCACATACACCGCTCATTGCACTTGATTCTAATATTGATATTGTGCCAACAATAGGTTTTCAACGTGTTTTACAACGTAGTGTTTATCAGGCACAATCTGCACAAAGAAATACGATATATGCAATGAATGTACTGGTGAGTATTTTTTCTGAAAAGGAGTCCTATGCGGTTTATTTGTTAAAACTTAATAATATTTCACGCTTAGATGCCATGAAAGGTATTTTAAATAGAGTGTCAGAACCTATTATAAGTGAGTCAAAAATTGAACTAGGTAAGAAAAAACCCAAACAATCCTCATTGGAAATTTATACAATAAATCTATGTGAAAAAGCTAAATCTGGGAAAATAGACCCCCTATTTGGTAGGGAGGAAGAGGTTATTCGTACAGTGCAAGTATTGTCTAGACGTCGTAAAAATAACATACTGTTTGTCGGTCTTGCTGGTGTTGGCAAAACAGCTATTGCACAAGGTATTGCTTTAAAAATTATTGAAGGAAAAGTACCAGACGTTTTAAAGAAAGCTAGTATTTATTCACTAGATATTGGCGTACTCATTGCAGGCACAAAATATCGAGGCGATTTTGAGAAACGCTTTAAAATAGTACTAACAGATTTGGAAAAAATTCCACAGGCTATTTTGTTTATTGATGAAATTCATACATTGATTGGTGCAGGTAGCGTTTCTGGTGGTTCATTGGATGCATCTAATTTATTAAAACCTGCATTAGCTGATGGTACACTTAGATGTATGGGCTCAACCACTTATGAAGAGTATCGAAAAATATTTGAAAAAGATCATGTATTGTCACGTCGTTTTCAAAAAATTGATATTGATGAGCCTTCAGTAGTAGATACTGTCAAAATTTTGCAAGGTCTTAAAAAATATTACCAAAATCATCATAAAGTTAAATATTCAGTGGCGGCATTAAGCTCTGCTGCTGAATTGTCTCATCGTTATATGAATGATCGCCGCTTACCAGATAAAGCCATTGATGTGATTGATGAAGCAGGTGCTTATCAACAAATTCAGCCTAAATCAAAACGTAAAATTAATATTGGTGTGGGTGATATTGAAAATATTATTGCCAAATTAGCGCGTATTCCGTCTAAACAAGTGACTAATGATGACAAATTTTTACTTAAAAACTTAGAAGTAGAGCTTAAATTAGATGTGTTTGGACAAGATTACGCACTGAGTAGCCTATCTACGGCGATTAAGTTGTCACGTTCAGGTTTGGCGCAAGTTGATAAACCAATGGGATCTTTTCTTTTTGCGGGTCCAACGGGTGTGGGTAAGACAGAAATTTGCAAGCAATTGGCTCGAATTATGGGGGTTAAGTTGTTGCGTTTTGATATGAGTGAGTATGGAGAGCGTCATTCAATTTCTAGACTAATTGGTTCACCACCAGGCTATGTAGGTTATGATGAAGGTGGTTTACTGACTGAAGCGGTTAATGCCAGCCCATATGCTGTACTACTACTTGATGAGATTGAGAAAGCCCACATGGATATTTTTAATCTATTACTGCAAGTCATGGACAACGGCAAAATGACTGATGCTAATGGTCGAGAGACTGACTTTAGAAATGTAATTTTAGTGATGACATCAAATGCTGGCGCGCAAAGTGTTCAACGTGCATCAATGGGTTTTAGTGAACAAGACCATTCATTAGATTATGAAACTGAATTGAAGAAATCATTCACACCAGAATTTAGAAATCGTTTATCAGAAGTTATTTATTTTAATGCACTTAATGAACAAACCATTATTTATGTGGTAAACAAGTTCTTATTTGAATTAGAAGAAGCATTAGAAAATAAACAAGTTTCGCTCATTGTATCTAAGGCTGCCAGAAAATGGTTTGCAAGGCATGGTTATGATACTAAGATGGGTGCACGACCTATGACACGCTTGATTGAAAAAGAAGTCCGTAAGCCGCTAGCAGATGAGTTATTGTTTGGTAAATTAATCAATGGTGGCTTGGTGAAAATTGGTGTTAAAAAAGACAGAATTACCCTTGCAATACAATCATGA
- a CDS encoding GDP-L-fucose synthase family protein, translating into MQLNDKIYIAGHQGLVGSAIVRELKNQNFKNLIYKTHNELDLTNQQQVANFFAKKKPQYVFLAAAKVGGIYANNEFPADFIYNNLMIEANIIHSAYQNKIKRLLFLGSSCIYPKYAPQPIQEIYLLTSTLEPTNEPYAIAKIAGIKLCESYNRQHNTDFRSVMPTNLYGIGDNFYSKNSHVIPALIRRFHEAKINNANEVAVWGTGKAMREFLYVDDMAKACIFVISFNKNTYKNNTDPMLSHINIGTGEDITIKQLAELIKKVTRFKGKIIWNDKIPDGTLRKRLDINKISKLGWQVTTSLEDGLDKAYRWFMNNAK; encoded by the coding sequence ATGCAGCTTAACGATAAAATTTATATTGCTGGTCATCAAGGCTTAGTCGGTTCAGCAATCGTTAGAGAATTAAAAAACCAAAATTTTAAAAATTTAATTTATAAAACTCATAATGAGTTGGATTTAACTAATCAACAACAAGTGGCTAATTTTTTCGCCAAAAAAAAACCACAATATGTCTTTCTAGCTGCCGCTAAAGTTGGTGGGATTTATGCTAATAATGAATTCCCTGCTGATTTTATTTATAACAATTTAATGATAGAAGCTAATATTATTCACAGTGCCTATCAAAATAAAATAAAACGATTATTATTTTTAGGTAGCTCTTGTATTTATCCAAAATATGCACCACAGCCTATACAAGAAATATACTTACTAACATCAACATTAGAGCCTACTAATGAGCCTTATGCGATTGCTAAAATAGCAGGCATTAAACTTTGTGAATCCTACAATCGGCAACATAATACTGATTTTCGCTCAGTTATGCCTACTAATTTATATGGCATAGGCGATAATTTCTATTCTAAAAATTCCCACGTCATTCCTGCTTTAATACGTCGTTTTCACGAAGCAAAAATTAATAATGCTAATGAAGTGGCAGTTTGGGGTACAGGTAAAGCAATGCGAGAGTTTTTGTATGTTGATGATATGGCAAAAGCGTGTATTTTTGTTATTTCTTTTAATAAAAATACTTACAAAAATAACACTGATCCAATGTTATCGCATATTAATATCGGTACTGGTGAAGACATCACCATCAAGCAATTAGCAGAATTAATCAAAAAAGTAACAAGGTTTAAAGGCAAAATTATTTGGAATGATAAAATACCAGATGGTACGTTAAGAAAACGGTTGGACATTAATAAAATTAGTAAATTAGGCTGGCAAGTAACAACTAGTTTGGAAGATGGTTTAGATAAAGCTTATCGATGGTTTATGAATAATGCTAAATAA
- the gmd gene encoding GDP-mannose 4,6-dehydratase: protein MNKKKALITGITGQDGAYLAEFLLEKGYEIHGIKRRSSSFNTDRIDHLYQDPHTSHRNFILHYGDLSDSMSLVRIIQQIQPDEIYNLGAQSHVAVSFEIPEYTVDTVGLGALRILEAIRILGLEKKTRYYQASTSELYGEAQEIPQKETTPFYPRSPYAVAKLYAYWITVNYREAYGMYACNGILFNHESPIRGETFVTRKITRALARISLGLQDRVYLGNMDAKRDWGHAKDYVEMQWLMLQQDEPDDFCIATGVQYSVRDFVNFSWGHLNKKIRWEDKGMNEKGYDMETGNLIVAVDARYFRPTEVKTLLGDSTKAKEKLGWVPKITLEEMAREMMENDINLAKRDTLIKRHGFKIPNFNE from the coding sequence GTGAATAAAAAGAAAGCATTAATTACAGGTATAACTGGTCAAGATGGTGCTTATTTAGCAGAATTTTTATTAGAGAAGGGTTATGAGATTCATGGTATTAAACGCCGTTCTTCATCATTTAATACCGATCGTATTGATCACCTTTATCAAGATCCACATACTTCTCATAGAAATTTTATTCTCCATTATGGCGATTTATCTGATTCAATGAGCTTAGTACGCATTATTCAACAAATCCAGCCTGATGAAATCTATAACCTCGGTGCACAATCACATGTTGCAGTTTCATTTGAAATACCAGAATATACGGTAGATACTGTTGGTCTTGGTGCACTTCGTATATTGGAAGCAATTCGTATTTTAGGTTTGGAAAAGAAAACTCGTTATTATCAAGCTTCTACTTCGGAGTTATATGGAGAGGCACAAGAAATACCACAAAAAGAAACTACGCCTTTTTATCCACGTTCTCCTTATGCAGTTGCTAAACTTTATGCTTATTGGATTACAGTTAATTATCGTGAAGCTTATGGTATGTATGCTTGTAACGGAATTTTGTTTAATCATGAATCGCCGATACGTGGAGAAACATTTGTTACTCGTAAAATCACCAGAGCATTGGCTCGTATTTCACTAGGCTTGCAAGATAGAGTTTATCTTGGCAATATGGATGCTAAGCGAGATTGGGGACACGCTAAAGATTATGTAGAAATGCAATGGCTCATGCTACAGCAGGATGAGCCAGATGATTTTTGTATTGCTACTGGTGTTCAATACTCTGTACGTGATTTTGTTAATTTTTCTTGGGGTCATTTAAATAAAAAAATCCGCTGGGAAGATAAAGGTATGAATGAAAAAGGTTATGATATGGAAACTGGTAATTTAATTGTTGCGGTTGATGCACGCTATTTCCGACCAACTGAGGTAAAAACATTACTTGGCGATTCAACCAAAGCTAAAGAAAAACTAGGCTGGGTGCCAAAAATTACCTTAGAGGAGATGGCACGTGAGATGATGGAAAATGACATTAATCTTGCTAAGCGCGATACCTTGATTAAAAGGCACGGCTTTAAAATACCTAATTTTAACGAATAA
- a CDS encoding mannose-1-phosphate guanylyltransferase/mannose-6-phosphate isomerase — protein sequence MNIMPIILSGGSGKRLWPLSHKQHPKQYLSLVSDKSILQETILRLDGLNNFMDPMIICNIDHRFLVAQQCREIGIKSPTILLEPIGKNTAPAIAAAALQSIKQSDDIILFVLSADHIIQDIKTFHKTVYIAIKQAQAGKLVTFGIVPTQANINYGYIKSSEINIDGAYQVEKFIEKPNLKTAESYLEQDNYFWNSGIFVFQANTLINELTIYSPDIIKSVNKAVDNAILDFDFIRLDKQAFTKSPSDSIDYALMEKSSHVVVVPLDARWNDIGSWSALYNIGTKDSNNNVISGNVFTKDTINTYINANHHMVATLGVENLIIVNTLDVTFIASQDKVKEIKSIVVKLQNSNRHENGMHRKVFRPWGWFDSIDSGKYFQVKKLHVNPGAKLSLQMHYKRAEHWVVVNGTATVTNGKKVLTLGKGESAYIPIGIIHALENKTRKSLEVIEVQSGAYLGEDDIVRFEDIYARSKK from the coding sequence ATGAATATAATGCCAATTATCTTATCTGGTGGTTCTGGTAAGAGATTATGGCCATTATCTCATAAGCAACATCCTAAACAGTATTTGTCTTTAGTGAGTGATAAAAGTATATTGCAAGAAACAATTTTGCGTTTAGATGGGTTAAATAATTTTATGGATCCCATGATTATTTGTAATATTGACCATCGTTTTTTAGTTGCACAACAATGTCGGGAAATTGGTATTAAAAGTCCAACAATTTTACTTGAGCCGATTGGTAAAAATACCGCTCCCGCTATTGCGGCTGCAGCATTGCAATCAATTAAACAATCAGACGATATAATACTATTTGTACTATCAGCTGATCATATTATTCAAGATATTAAAACTTTTCATAAGACAGTTTATATTGCTATTAAGCAAGCTCAAGCAGGAAAATTGGTTACTTTTGGTATTGTGCCAACGCAGGCTAATATCAATTATGGTTATATCAAATCATCTGAAATTAATATTGATGGTGCATATCAAGTTGAAAAATTTATCGAAAAACCTAATTTGAAAACTGCAGAATCATATTTAGAGCAAGATAACTATTTTTGGAATAGTGGTATATTTGTGTTTCAAGCCAACACACTGATTAATGAGTTAACTATTTATTCGCCCGACATTATTAAATCAGTTAATAAGGCAGTTGATAATGCAATACTAGATTTTGATTTTATTCGCTTAGATAAACAAGCATTTACTAAATCACCAAGTGATTCAATTGATTATGCATTAATGGAAAAAAGTAGTCATGTTGTTGTTGTGCCATTGGATGCACGATGGAATGATATTGGTTCATGGTCAGCACTTTATAATATTGGCACAAAAGATAGTAATAATAATGTCATTTCAGGAAATGTTTTTACTAAAGATACGATTAATACTTATATTAACGCAAATCACCACATGGTCGCCACACTTGGTGTGGAAAATCTAATTATTGTGAATACACTTGATGTTACCTTTATTGCTAGTCAAGATAAGGTTAAAGAGATAAAATCTATTGTTGTAAAATTACAAAATTCTAACAGACATGAGAATGGAATGCACCGAAAAGTTTTTAGACCATGGGGTTGGTTTGACTCTATTGATTCAGGCAAATACTTTCAAGTAAAAAAGCTTCATGTCAATCCAGGTGCAAAATTATCACTACAAATGCATTACAAACGTGCAGAGCACTGGGTGGTTGTAAATGGTACAGCAACTGTTACAAATGGTAAAAAAGTATTAACCTTGGGCAAGGGAGAATCAGCTTATATTCCTATTGGTATAATACATGCCTTGGAAAATAAAACCAGAAAATCATTGGAGGTTATTGAAGTGCAAAGCGGTGCTTATTTGGGTGAGGATGATATCGTTAGATTTGAAGACATATATGCTCGTAGTAAAAAGTGA
- a CDS encoding glycosyltransferase family 25 protein — translation MNIFVINLENSVERRNFQQEQLFALKLDFEFLDAISTTDVSTTIHKQYCQDWQRPLKATEVACYFSHRCAWNKVIQSNQPALILEDDALLSKCVPELLANLSDKKSIDLVNLENRSRKKFISKSNVLLECNSKLLRLYQDRTGAAGYILYPNGAKKLIQCEKRKGIALADAHITACNSIKAYQVEPAPIIQLDQCNYYGLNNIYPEKIFTSTIDNCNNLQGNLYFRIKRVYFQIKLGLRQLLLITKSERRYVKLKKEDFLQK, via the coding sequence ATGAATATTTTTGTTATTAATTTAGAAAATTCTGTAGAACGTCGCAACTTTCAACAAGAACAGTTATTTGCACTTAAGTTAGATTTTGAGTTCTTAGATGCAATATCAACCACTGATGTAAGTACAACAATTCACAAACAGTATTGCCAAGATTGGCAACGCCCCTTAAAGGCAACCGAAGTTGCTTGTTATTTTTCTCATCGCTGTGCATGGAATAAGGTAATTCAATCAAACCAACCAGCCTTAATACTAGAAGACGATGCGTTACTATCAAAATGTGTACCCGAATTACTTGCAAATCTTTCTGATAAAAAAAGTATTGATTTAGTCAATCTTGAAAACAGAAGTAGAAAAAAATTCATCTCAAAATCTAATGTACTCCTCGAATGTAACTCAAAACTTCTTCGTCTTTATCAAGATAGAACAGGCGCTGCTGGATATATTCTCTATCCAAATGGAGCAAAAAAACTCATACAATGCGAAAAAAGAAAAGGAATTGCACTAGCTGATGCACATATTACTGCTTGTAATAGCATCAAAGCCTATCAAGTAGAACCAGCGCCCATTATTCAACTGGATCAGTGTAATTATTATGGATTAAACAACATCTATCCAGAAAAAATATTCACTTCAACTATTGATAATTGTAACAATCTACAAGGCAACTTATATTTTCGAATAAAAAGAGTTTATTTTCAGATAAAACTAGGGTTACGTCAACTATTGTTAATAACAAAATCAGAAAGACGATATGTAAAACTTAAAAAAGAAGATTTTTTACAAAAATAA